CTTCCCGCTCCATGAAACGGTGCCGGTCGACACCCTCGACGTACCGGTCCAGCTCGAACTCGACGCGATCGTGCTGCCGGTCGCCGATCTCGCGGCGCTCGGCCCCGGCCACATCCTCGAACTCGCGCTGCCCGTCGACGACGCCGATATCCGCCTCGTCGTTTATGGCCAGACGATCGGCGTCGGCCGGCTGGTCGCAGTCGGCGACCAGCTCGGCGTACAAATTTCCCGTATGGCGGTGCGCGATGCAACAGATTCCTGATATCGGCTCGCTGCTGCTCGCACTGCTGCTGCTCGGGCTGCTGCCGTTCGCCGCGATGGTGGTCACGTCGTACACGAAGATCGTCGTCGTGCTCGGCCTGCTGCGCAACGCGCTCGGCGTGCAGCAGGTGCCGCCGAGCACCGTGCTCAACGGCATCGCGCTGATCGTGTCGTGCTTCGTGATGGCGCCGATCGGGATGGACGCGCTGCGCGGCGCGCAGACGGCGGCGCCGGGCGACTACACGACGAACCGCGTCGCGGAGCTGGTCGACGCGACCCGCGAGCCGTTTCGCCGCTTCCTGCTGAAGCACACCCGCG
The DNA window shown above is from Burkholderia pyrrocinia and carries:
- the sctR gene encoding type III secretion system export apparatus subunit SctR; amino-acid sequence: MQQIPDIGSLLLALLLLGLLPFAAMVVTSYTKIVVVLGLLRNALGVQQVPPSTVLNGIALIVSCFVMAPIGMDALRGAQTAAPGDYTTNRVAELVDATREPFRRFLLKHTREREKAFFLRSAREIWPKDKADALKPDDLIVLAPAFTLTELTDAFRIGFLLYLVFVVIDLVIANVLMAMGLSQVTPTNVAIPFKLLLFVVMDGWSTLIHGLVLTYR